The Daucus carota subsp. sativus chromosome 7, DH1 v3.0, whole genome shotgun sequence genome window below encodes:
- the LOC108195407 gene encoding transport protein particle 20 kDa subunit, whose amino-acid sequence MTACFMIISKSDIPIYEAEVGAAPKREDVAQQHQFILHAALDIVEDVAWTTSTMFLKGIDRFNDLVVSVYVTAGNTRLMLLHDPRNDDGIRSFFQEVHELYIKILLNPLYLPGSRITSSHFNTKVRALARKYL is encoded by the exons ATGACAGCATGCTTTATGATTATTAGCAAGAGTGACATTCCTATCTACGAAGCTGAAGTCGGTGCTGCCCCTAAA AGGGAGGATGTTGCGCAACAGCACCAGTTCATCTTGCATGCAGCACTGGATATTGTCGAGGACGTCGCATGGACTACGAGTACTAT GTTCTTGAAAGGAATTGACAGATTTAATGACTTGGTGGTTTCAGTATACGTGACGGCGGGGAATA CGCGACTGATGCTGCTTCATGACCCACGGAATGATGATGGAATTAGAAGCTTTTTTCAAGAGGTTCATGAACTCTATATAAAG ATCCTTCTCAATCCACTGTATCTACCTGGATCACGCATTACCTCCAGCCATTTCAATACAAAGGTTCGAGCTCTTGCAAGAAAATATCTCTGA
- the LOC108193844 gene encoding peptide deformylase 1A, chloroplastic, with translation MECIQRLTHRLFPSTVTGICFKTVSTRSLRVNPLAHTRNPLRNPLKNPRPVALIPGIRRQESYSSSSSVARAGWFLGLKDKKDDMPDIVKAGDPVLHEPAREVSVEEIGSDRIQKIIDDMVKVMRKAPGVGLAAPQIGIPLKIVVLEDTKEYIGYAPKEEIKEQDRRPFDLLVIINPELRKKSNKSALFFEGCLSVDGFRAVVERHLEIEVTGLDRDGQPIKVDASGWQARILQHECDHLDGTLYVDKMVPRTFRTVENLDLPLATGCSKLGVR, from the exons ATGGAGTGTATCCAAAGGCTCACCCACCGTCTCTTCCCGTCAACAGTTACCGGAATATGCTTCAAGACAGTCTCTACCAGGTCACTTCGGGTCAACCCACTTGCCCATACCCGGAACCCATTACGTAACCCGCTAAAAAACCCGAGACCGGTTGCATTAATACCCGGGATAAGACGCCAAGAGAGctactcttcttcttcttcagtgGCTCGGGCGGGTTGGTTTTTGGGTTTAAAAGATAAGAAGGACGATATGCCGGATATAGTTAAAGCGGGTGACCCGGTGCTTCATGAACCGGCCCGGGAAGTTTCTGTTGAAGAAATCGGGTCGGATAGGATCCAGAAGATTATTGATGATATGGTCAAAGTTATGAGGAAGGCTCCTGGGGTTGGTCTTGCTGCTCCTCAGATTGGCATTCCcttaaag ATTGTTGTTTTGGAAGACACTAAAGAGTATATTGGTTATGCACCCAAGGAAGAGATCAAGGAACAGGATCGAAGACCTTTTGATCTTTTG GTTATTATCAACCCAGAGCTTAGAAAGAAAAGCAACAAAAGTGCACTGTTTTTTGAAGGTTGCTTAAG TGTTGATGGATTCAGAGCTGTGGTGGAGCGACACCTAGAGATTGAAGTTACTGGTCTTGATCGAGACGGCCAGCCCATCAAGGTGGATGCATCAGGCTGGCAGGCCCGCATATTACAGCATGAATGTGATCACCTAGATGGAACTCTCTATGTTGATAAGATGGTCCCAAGAACTTTTAGGACTGTAGAGAATTTGGATTTACCCCTTGCGACTGGATGCTCCAAGCTTGGCGTTCGTTAG